Part of the Maridesulfovibrio sp. genome, CATCGGAATAAAGTTTGCCTTGGAAAACAATGAACATCCAGATACCCACGCTGACAATGCCGAAAGGCCAGCAGAGCGGATTCTGGCGTACACTCAATAAGATATAGATAAGTCCGGTAGCGATGGAGAGTTGTTCTCCGAGGCTCATGGCTGAGACGAAATTAACGATGAAATTGATGAGTTCCATATGGTTCCTGCAATAAAATTGTTGATTGAGTTGCGTTTAGTTCGGCAATGTTATCAGGTTCCGGGATAAAGTCCATTTTTAGAGATCTGTGCTGGTGTATTTTAAGCTTGCTGTGTGTTTTTAGGTACAGATTATTTTGCTATACGGTGCCGGAAGTTTGAATCCAAGGAGGAAATTATGAAAACTCTCGGAATTCTCGGCGGTATGAGCTGGGAATCAACAATATCATATTACAAGCTGCTCAATGAAGGCGTGCGCGGGAAACTGGGCGGTCTTCATTCATGTAGAATGGTCATGCACAGTGTGGATTTTGCACCTTTTGCTGAGCAGATGGGGCGCAGTGACTGGGAAAGCATCGCTGCCGGTTTGGTCAAGGGAGCCAAAAGCGTTGAGGCTGGCGGAGCCGATGCCCTTATCATTGCTACCAATACCATGCACAAGGCTGCTCCTGAAGTTCAGGCGGCAGTCAATATTCCGTTGTTGCATATGGCTGATGCCATTGCCGCAGGAGCGAAAAAGTGCGGAGCTTCCAAACTCGGCCTGCTGGGTACGGCTTTTACAATGGAACAGGATTTTCTGTCGCGCCCCCTTAAAGAGAAATATGGTCTGGACGTAATTGTACCGGATTGTGATGGGCGGTCCATGGTTCATCGCACAATTTTTAATGAGCTTTGTTGCGGAAAGTTTATGGATAATACCAGAGAAGGGTACGTAAAGATTATCGAAGAAATGTCCGCGCAGGGGGCAGAAGCAATCGTACTAGGCTGTACCGAGATCGGATTGCTGGTCAAGCCGGAGGATGTTTCCGTGCCTTTAATTGATACGGTTGAGGCGCATGTGGAGTTGGCACTGGATTATGTTTTGAGATAAACATTGTCGCATCTAAGTAGGTAAAGAATAATGTGCGATTGAGTTGTATCGTGTGGCTGGCATAATTCTATGCCAGCCACTGTTTTATGGATTGTTGATGTGGCAGTTGTTAATTGCACAGTGAATTGTAATTTTCAGGGATAATTATTGTTGAGTTCTCTTCTATCTTGCTTAAATCATAGTATGCGTTTTCGTATTTAAAGCAATCTTTGCTGGATTTGTTTGTGCAGGTGCCAATTGCAAAATTATCGTTATTTTCAGTTAAGTTGTATTCAGCTAAGTTATAGCTTTTATGTAAAATGTCCAGTTGAGACCAACATGAGTTATCTGAAATTGAGGGAATGCATTGTGCTACGCTGCCCAGTGTCCCGTTGCGCTTCAATATTACTTTGAGCTCTTTTTCAGATGTTCTTTCTGCAGTATATTTCTTGTCTTTAAGACAGGTTAAGCACTCGCTTAGCGGTGAATATTTATCTGTGATGCTTTTTTGGGTTTCTGTGGTTATGTCCTTAGCTGGTTCAATTTTATTTTCGTCTGCTTTAAGTATTGTTGTTTCGTTCTGAGATGTTTTTGTTTTTTTTACTGTAGGTATTTCTTTGAGGTTGTTATAGGCGTTCTTCCACAGAAGATCTTTAATGTAATAGTATAGTGGGTTGCTTCCATTTTTGTCTAATATATTGCTGTGTTCGGCGTAAAATGATTTACGCGCGTAATTGCTAAATTTCGGATTTGATATGTTGTATATTGTTACCGTTCCTGCTTCTGGAGATGTTTCGTCACGTCCTAAGTCAGAAGCCTTAGTGCATTCTCCTTGCATTCCACTAAGTGACACTATTGATACTGTTCCATCCCCAGCCTTTTTCCCTTTTTCAAGTTCGCCTTCAAGCATTTTTAAGTCGTAAGCGAAAGTGTTTTTCTTACCATTGACAGAGATTATATTTGCAGAAGGGACGGTTAATTCTTGGCGGTTCTTCCTTCTCTCTTTAGGCATATCCCAGAACTTAGCACTTTCATTTATTAAATTCTCAATATATTTTTTGTGAGCATTGCTGCCGTGTATTTGGCTGCTAAGATCTGTTGGATTGAATCTGACGTGTGGCAGAAGGTAATATAGCGAAGGGAAAGATCTTGTTAAAATAATACTGACTGGTTTTCCTAAAATTAATGACAGAAGATCATCTTTTATTATTGCGGGAACTCCTTGTCGTAATGCCATTCCTGCCTGGATAGAACCAGAAAGTGGCGAGGAGATCATAATTACGTGTTTTACGTAATCGCTCCCTTTGCACCCTGCAACAAAGTCATTTGCATAAAAATATGCAATTAATCCTCCAAGGCTGTGCCCGATAAGTGTTATTTTCTTGTCTCCAGGCTTTAGTTTCTTTGTCAGTGAATTGTGTAGTGATTTGATTATTTCAGGGAATGAGAGTCTCCAGTCATACGCAAATGGAGTAATTGATCCGTATTTACCTGAGGCTTTGCTGGCAACTATTTGCTCGGGAGTTTCAGTGCTTTCTTTTTGGTATGGAAAATTGTTGTCTTCACTGAATTTTGGAAAATTCTTCAAGAAGTTTTTATAGGTGTGAGCGCTATTTTCGATTTTCCCTTCGCTCTCTAGTCCTATTATTCCACATGCCTTTAAATTTCCTGAAGGATATGAGTCTTCTCCGTTGTGTCTGTGAAGTTGTAGCAGTCTTTCTGATGTGAAATACTCCCCATCAGCATCCCATACCGTGTTATCGTTTTTGTCACATATGATGCTTCCCAATATTCCCGGTAAGAAATAAATCGGGTTTTGGGGTGAATTTACATCCGTAATATATTCAAATTCAAAGCCTCTTTCCTGCTCGGGTAATTCTCGGCTATTCCATGTTACAGTCATTTTATAGTTGCTATTGGAAATAATGCATATTTTATGGATTTTGTGTCCTACAACCATATTTTCAGCTAAATTCAGTGTAAGTTTGCTTTGGTCTTTTTTTATTTGAAATATTTCTTTACCAAGAGCCGCTGTTTTGCCGTCAAATGAAACCGAAAATGTGTCACTAATAAATTTATAAAGTTCATCCTCTTTCATTCGCTTGCTTGAAAATTCGATCAAGAGAAAAGGTTTTTCGATAACTGTGGGATTTTTTTTGGGCCTTGCGTAATTCGATTTATGTTCGATTTTGG contains:
- a CDS encoding aspartate/glutamate racemase family protein, yielding MKTLGILGGMSWESTISYYKLLNEGVRGKLGGLHSCRMVMHSVDFAPFAEQMGRSDWESIAAGLVKGAKSVEAGGADALIIATNTMHKAAPEVQAAVNIPLLHMADAIAAGAKKCGASKLGLLGTAFTMEQDFLSRPLKEKYGLDVIVPDCDGRSMVHRTIFNELCCGKFMDNTREGYVKIIEEMSAQGAEAIVLGCTEIGLLVKPEDVSVPLIDTVEAHVELALDYVLR
- a CDS encoding lipase/acyltransferase domain-containing protein, producing the protein MFRDIERALSRTFKQAALPITFILIAVITTFCFTGCGYKNLASTEKQIPITIAISSEPKIEHKSNYARPKKNPTVIEKPFLLIEFSSKRMKEDELYKFISDTFSVSFDGKTAALGKEIFQIKKDQSKLTLNLAENMVVGHKIHKICIISNSNYKMTVTWNSRELPEQERGFEFEYITDVNSPQNPIYFLPGILGSIICDKNDNTVWDADGEYFTSERLLQLHRHNGEDSYPSGNLKACGIIGLESEGKIENSAHTYKNFLKNFPKFSEDNNFPYQKESTETPEQIVASKASGKYGSITPFAYDWRLSFPEIIKSLHNSLTKKLKPGDKKITLIGHSLGGLIAYFYANDFVAGCKGSDYVKHVIMISSPLSGSIQAGMALRQGVPAIIKDDLLSLILGKPVSIILTRSFPSLYYLLPHVRFNPTDLSSQIHGSNAHKKYIENLINESAKFWDMPKERRKNRQELTVPSANIISVNGKKNTFAYDLKMLEGELEKGKKAGDGTVSIVSLSGMQGECTKASDLGRDETSPEAGTVTIYNISNPKFSNYARKSFYAEHSNILDKNGSNPLYYYIKDLLWKNAYNNLKEIPTVKKTKTSQNETTILKADENKIEPAKDITTETQKSITDKYSPLSECLTCLKDKKYTAERTSEKELKVILKRNGTLGSVAQCIPSISDNSCWSQLDILHKSYNLAEYNLTENNDNFAIGTCTNKSSKDCFKYENAYYDLSKIEENSTIIIPENYNSLCN